One Chitinispirillum alkaliphilum genomic region harbors:
- a CDS encoding tRNA:Cm32/Um32 methyltransferase yields the protein MVFQQAFNTRDEAFRAEMRIKGWSRKKKEALIRSDWDEISALSKKNGRRE from the coding sequence TTGGTTTTTCAGCAGGCATTTAATACCAGAGATGAAGCATTCAGAGCTGAAATGAGGATAAAAGGTTGGAGCAGGAAAAAGAAAGAGGCTTTGATTAGAAGTGATTGGGATGAGATTTCTGCGTTGAGTAAGAAAAATGGGAGGAGGGAGTAG